The Pantoea nemavictus genome includes a region encoding these proteins:
- a CDS encoding serine/threonine protein kinase — protein MSANENHTPNALPAGYRFNEFEIKEVIGGGGFGIVYRAWDHQLERTIAIKEYMPVSLAVRAADMSLELRGERFHKLFTAGRNSFIQEARLLARFNHPGLLHVLRFWEENGTAYMGTLYYSGMTLKEWQITSPDSIDESWIRRLLPPLFGAIDTIHTAGYLHRDISLDNIQIQENQLPVLLDFGSARKEIGNLSDETEIMLKPGFAPIEQYSEEGEIEQGPWTDIYALGAVLHNLITGHAPPVSVVRCIEDNYQPLVERQPEGYSLPLLHAIDCALAMKPEDRPQSIDAFASLIDLPVSDVEALSTTLPTVAEPPAPAEPVMVTTEPQVLAVNHAAAAVEPLTPRNVRRLSPGLVAAAAIAILAVVVVVWKANRHSEAPPVAATTAPAAPAAQVSSAVSSSPTVATVYLRLQAGENVMLNGEAKDVKPSSSGFASLNLAAGNYRIEVRNGNQVYSQSLTIDQPGTWLINPAQ, from the coding sequence ATGTCGGCAAACGAAAACCATACACCTAACGCCCTTCCTGCGGGCTACCGGTTTAATGAATTTGAAATCAAGGAAGTGATTGGCGGCGGCGGCTTTGGCATTGTTTACCGTGCCTGGGATCATCAGCTGGAGCGCACTATCGCCATCAAAGAGTACATGCCGGTGTCGCTGGCGGTACGCGCGGCGGATATGTCGCTGGAACTGCGCGGTGAGCGTTTCCATAAGTTATTTACCGCAGGACGCAACAGCTTTATTCAGGAGGCGCGCCTGCTGGCGCGCTTCAATCATCCCGGCTTGCTGCACGTATTGCGCTTCTGGGAAGAGAACGGTACCGCTTATATGGGCACCCTCTATTACAGCGGCATGACGTTGAAAGAGTGGCAGATCACCAGTCCGGACAGCATTGATGAAAGCTGGATCCGTCGTCTGCTGCCGCCGCTGTTTGGGGCGATTGATACCATCCATACCGCCGGTTATCTGCACCGTGATATCTCGCTGGATAACATCCAGATTCAGGAAAACCAGCTGCCGGTGCTGCTCGACTTCGGTTCGGCGCGCAAAGAGATTGGCAACCTTTCCGACGAAACTGAGATCATGCTGAAGCCCGGCTTTGCCCCGATTGAACAATACAGTGAAGAAGGCGAAATCGAGCAAGGTCCGTGGACCGATATTTATGCCCTCGGTGCGGTGCTGCACAATCTGATCACCGGTCATGCGCCGCCGGTCAGCGTGGTGCGCTGTATCGAAGATAACTATCAACCGCTGGTAGAGCGCCAGCCGGAAGGCTATTCGCTGCCGTTGCTGCACGCCATTGACTGCGCGTTAGCGATGAAACCCGAGGATCGTCCGCAAAGCATTGATGCCTTTGCCAGTTTGATCGACCTGCCGGTCAGCGATGTCGAAGCGCTCTCGACGACTTTACCGACGGTGGCTGAGCCTCCTGCGCCAGCAGAGCCGGTCATGGTCACAACGGAACCGCAGGTTTTGGCGGTGAATCACGCTGCAGCAGCCGTTGAGCCCTTAACCCCGCGCAACGTGCGCCGCTTATCGCCTGGATTAGTGGCAGCCGCCGCGATTGCCATTCTGGCGGTGGTGGTGGTGGTATGGAAAGCGAATCGTCACAGCGAAGCGCCGCCCGTCGCGGCTACCACCGCTCCGGCAGCGCCTGCTGCGCAAGTCAGTAGTGCGGTGAGCAGTTCGCCCACGGTGGCAACGGTTTATCTGCGCTTGCAGGCGGGCGAGAATGTGATGCTGAATGGGGAAGCCAAAGATGTGAAACCCTCGAGCAGCGGATTTGCCTCGCTGAATCTGGCTGCCGGTAACTATCGCATCGAAGTGCGTAACGGCAACCAGGTTTATAGCCAATCACTGACCATCGATCAGCCTGGAACCTGGCTGATCAACCCCGCACAGTAA
- a CDS encoding gamma-glutamylcyclotransferase — translation MLTREFLLKADCKTSFGDIDEALFWSCEKRAASLSATLACRPDQSPVWIFGYGSLMWNPIFEAAEVAPGRLEGWHRAFCLRLIAGRGTVTAPGRMLALKEGGSTSGLAFRLPESRLHDELELLWKREMITGCYLPTWCELQLEDGRNVTALVFIMDPRHPLYETDSCRRTIAPLIAQASGPLGTNAQYLYALEQELGNRGMQEEALTRLAAEVRALQSSAAR, via the coding sequence GTGTTAACGCGGGAATTTTTATTAAAAGCAGATTGTAAAACATCATTTGGCGATATTGATGAAGCACTGTTCTGGAGTTGCGAAAAGCGTGCGGCATCGCTCTCTGCCACGCTTGCCTGTCGCCCTGACCAAAGTCCGGTGTGGATTTTTGGCTACGGTTCGCTGATGTGGAATCCGATTTTTGAAGCGGCCGAAGTCGCACCGGGCCGTTTAGAAGGCTGGCATCGCGCCTTTTGTCTGCGTCTGATTGCCGGACGCGGCACCGTTACCGCACCTGGCCGCATGCTGGCGTTGAAAGAGGGCGGCTCAACCAGCGGGCTGGCGTTCCGTTTGCCGGAATCGCGTCTGCACGATGAACTGGAGTTGCTGTGGAAGCGTGAGATGATCACCGGCTGCTATCTGCCCACCTGGTGCGAACTGCAGCTGGAGGATGGTCGCAACGTTACCGCGCTGGTGTTCATCATGGACCCGCGTCATCCGCTGTATGAAACCGACTCCTGCCGCCGCACCATCGCACCGCTTATCGCGCAAGCCAGTGGCCCGCTGGGCACCAACGCACAGTATCTGTATGCGCTGGAGCAGGAGCTGGGTAATCGCGGTATGCAGGAAGAGGCGCTGACGCGCCTGGCGGCAGAAGTCAGAGCGCTGCAGAGTTCCGCAGCGCGCTAA
- the chaA gene encoding sodium-potassium/proton antiporter ChaA codes for MPAHEKTRHTEYSLIFPVAALAVLSFFGNQTALLPVIGINLLALVAILFSAFSVVRHADVLAHRLGEPYGSLILSLSVVILEVSLISALMATGDAAPALMRDTLYSIIMIVTAGLVGFALLLGGRKFATQYVNLAGVKQYMIAIFPLAILVLVFPNALPGGNFTTTQALIIAAISAAMYGVFLLIQTKTHQSLFVYEHEDDGDDPHHGKPSAHSSLWHTAWLIVHLIAVITVTKMNANPLESLLTELNAPAQFTGFLVALLILSPEGLGAIRAVLMNQVQRAMNLFFGSVLATISLTVPAVTIIATLTDQQLVFGLEPPQMVIMSAVLILCHISFSTGRTNVLNGAAHLALFAGYLLTIML; via the coding sequence ATGCCTGCACATGAGAAAACCCGTCACACAGAGTACTCACTGATTTTCCCCGTTGCTGCGCTGGCGGTGCTGAGCTTCTTCGGCAACCAGACAGCGCTTCTGCCGGTGATCGGCATCAACCTGCTGGCGCTGGTCGCCATCCTCTTTAGCGCTTTTAGCGTTGTACGTCATGCCGACGTACTGGCGCACCGTTTAGGTGAACCCTACGGCTCGCTGATTCTCAGCCTTTCGGTCGTGATTCTTGAAGTTAGCCTTATCTCCGCGCTAATGGCCACCGGCGATGCCGCGCCTGCGCTGATGCGCGATACGCTCTACTCCATCATCATGATAGTGACCGCCGGTTTAGTCGGCTTCGCCCTGCTGCTGGGAGGCCGCAAGTTTGCTACCCAGTACGTCAACCTGGCGGGCGTTAAGCAGTACATGATCGCCATTTTCCCGCTGGCAATTCTGGTGCTGGTGTTTCCCAATGCGTTACCGGGCGGTAATTTCACCACCACGCAGGCGCTGATTATTGCGGCCATCTCTGCGGCGATGTATGGCGTGTTCCTGCTGATTCAAACCAAAACCCACCAAAGTCTGTTTGTATATGAGCACGAAGATGATGGTGACGATCCACACCACGGCAAGCCGTCAGCGCACAGCTCGCTGTGGCATACCGCGTGGCTGATTGTGCATCTGATTGCGGTAATCACCGTCACCAAGATGAACGCTAACCCGCTGGAAAGCCTGCTGACCGAGTTGAACGCACCGGCGCAGTTTACCGGGTTCCTGGTGGCGCTGCTGATACTGTCGCCGGAAGGTTTGGGCGCGATTAGAGCCGTGCTGATGAACCAGGTGCAGCGCGCGATGAATCTGTTCTTCGGTTCGGTGCTGGCGACCATTTCTCTTACCGTTCCGGCGGTTACCATTATTGCCACCCTTACCGACCAGCAATTGGTGTTCGGCCTTGAGCCGCCACAAATGGTGATCATGAGCGCCGTACTGATTCTGTGCCATATTTCGTTCTCCACCGGACGCACCAACGTGCTGAACGGGGCCGCGCATCTGGCGCTGTTTGCCGGGTATTTGTTGACGATTATGCTGTAA
- the kdsA gene encoding 3-deoxy-8-phosphooctulonate synthase, whose translation MTQKVVNIGDIKVANDLPFVLFGGMNVLESRDLAMRICEHYVKVTDKLGIPYVFKASFDKANRSSIKSYRGPGLEEGMKIFQELKQAFGVKIITDVHEASQAQPVADVVDVIQLPAFLARQTDLVEAMAKTGAVINVKKPQFVSPGQMGNIYDKFVEGGNDQVILCDRGSNFGYDNLVVDMLGFNVMKNVTHNSPVIFDVTHALQTRDPFGAASGGRRAQVAELARAGMAVGIAGLFIEAHPEPNSAKCDGPSALPLDKLEPFLAQMKAIDDLVKRFPELDTSN comes from the coding sequence ATGACACAGAAAGTAGTGAATATTGGCGATATCAAGGTCGCAAACGATCTGCCATTCGTTCTCTTCGGCGGCATGAACGTGCTGGAATCGCGCGATCTCGCCATGCGCATCTGCGAACATTACGTTAAGGTCACCGATAAACTCGGTATCCCTTACGTGTTCAAAGCCTCTTTTGATAAAGCAAATCGCTCTTCCATCAAGTCTTATCGCGGTCCAGGCCTGGAAGAGGGCATGAAGATTTTCCAGGAGCTGAAGCAGGCTTTCGGCGTGAAAATCATCACCGATGTGCACGAAGCTTCCCAGGCGCAGCCGGTGGCTGACGTGGTTGATGTCATCCAGCTGCCCGCTTTCCTCGCACGCCAAACCGATCTGGTGGAAGCGATGGCGAAAACCGGCGCAGTTATCAATGTGAAGAAGCCACAGTTTGTCAGCCCTGGCCAGATGGGCAACATCTATGACAAATTTGTCGAAGGCGGCAACGATCAGGTTATTCTGTGCGACCGTGGCAGCAACTTTGGTTACGACAACCTGGTGGTCGACATGCTCGGCTTCAACGTAATGAAAAATGTCACCCACAACAGCCCGGTGATCTTCGACGTTACCCATGCGCTGCAGACCCGTGACCCGTTCGGTGCAGCGTCCGGTGGACGTCGTGCACAGGTTGCTGAGCTGGCGCGTGCCGGTATGGCGGTTGGCATCGCGGGTCTGTTCATTGAAGCGCACCCAGAGCCAAACAGCGCCAAGTGTGATGGCCCATCCGCGCTGCCGCTGGACAAACTGGAGCCGTTCCTGGCGCAGATGAAAGCGATTGACGATCTGGTGAAGCGTTTCCCAGAGCTGGATACCAGCAACTGA
- the sirB1 gene encoding invasion regulator SirB1: MTSPEQLDYSETPLSEAVIGATCAIRNDFSAPSVQQQLAALVDEAREFVSSEQDADLQLGKLLELFYRQWGFGGASGVYNLSDALWIDKVLKSRQGTAVSLGVILLHIADELELPLMPVIFPTQLILRADWLDGEMWLINPFNGETLDTHTLEVWLKGNISPTAKLYNDDLDEAKTINVMRKLLDTLKSALMEEKQMELALNVSQVLLQIDPDDPYEIRDRGLIYAQLECEHIALTDLTYFVEQCPEDPVSEMIKVQIHAIEQKQVTLH, encoded by the coding sequence ATGACCTCGCCAGAGCAACTCGATTACAGTGAAACACCGTTGAGTGAAGCGGTGATTGGCGCCACATGCGCCATACGCAATGATTTTTCTGCGCCTTCTGTGCAACAACAGTTGGCCGCGCTGGTTGATGAAGCCCGTGAATTCGTTAGCAGTGAACAGGACGCCGATCTGCAGCTGGGTAAGCTGTTAGAACTGTTCTATCGCCAGTGGGGATTTGGCGGCGCCAGCGGCGTCTACAATCTCTCCGATGCGCTGTGGATCGACAAAGTATTGAAGAGCCGCCAGGGCACCGCGGTATCGTTAGGCGTAATTCTGCTGCATATCGCCGATGAGCTGGAGCTGCCGCTGATGCCGGTGATTTTTCCCACTCAGCTGATTCTGCGTGCCGACTGGCTCGACGGCGAAATGTGGCTGATCAATCCGTTCAACGGCGAGACGCTGGATACGCATACCTTGGAAGTGTGGCTAAAGGGCAACATCAGCCCAACCGCCAAGCTGTATAACGACGATCTCGATGAAGCCAAGACCATTAACGTGATGCGCAAGCTGCTCGACACCTTGAAATCCGCGCTGATGGAAGAGAAGCAGATGGAACTGGCGCTGAACGTCAGCCAGGTGCTGCTGCAGATCGATCCGGACGATCCTTATGAAATCCGCGATCGCGGGCTGATTTACGCGCAGTTAGAGTGTGAACACATCGCCTTGACCGACTTGACCTATTTCGTTGAGCAATGTCCTGAAGACCCGGTCAGCGAAATGATTAAAGTGCAGATTCACGCAATCGAACAGAAACAGGTGACGCTTCACTAA
- a CDS encoding SirB2 family protein, whose amino-acid sequence MASWYPLIKHFHLLTVALTISLFLLRFYWQCTGSAMLQRRWVRITPHVNDTFLLLSGALLVMITHFYPFTPQGSWLTEKLLAVIIYIALGSVALSRRPRKMGTRWIACLIAIVALLFVIKLAMTKMPLLGIV is encoded by the coding sequence ATGGCGAGCTGGTATCCCCTGATCAAACATTTTCATCTGCTAACCGTGGCCCTGACCATCAGCCTGTTTTTGCTGCGTTTTTACTGGCAGTGCACCGGTTCAGCCATGCTACAGCGCCGCTGGGTGCGGATTACGCCGCACGTTAACGACACGTTTTTGCTGTTAAGCGGTGCGCTGTTAGTGATGATTACCCACTTTTATCCGTTCACCCCGCAAGGAAGCTGGCTGACGGAGAAGCTGTTAGCGGTTATTATCTACATCGCCTTAGGTTCCGTGGCATTGAGCCGTCGCCCACGTAAAATGGGGACACGTTGGATCGCCTGCCTGATTGCAATCGTAGCTTTACTGTTTGTGATTAAGCTGGCGATGACCAAAATGCCGTTATTGGGGATTGTATGA
- the prmC gene encoding peptide chain release factor N(5)-glutamine methyltransferase: MIIRRWLQQAVVTLCGGDSPKRDAEILLGFVTGKTRSWLVAFDDAELDAAQQQQLNALLARRVNGEPIAHLVGEREFWSLPLRVSDATLIPRPDTEVLVEQALAHLPTTGRSVLDLGTGTGAIALALASERPACQVIGCDRIAAAVELAQDNAQRLHINNATFIRSHWFDSLPAQRFDLIVSNPPYIDAADEHLQQGDVRFEPLSALVADDQGLADLRFIIHTAPGWLQSGGWLLLEHGWQQGAAVRAIMLQQGYQAVSTVDDYGGNPRVTLGQFLIKE, encoded by the coding sequence ATGATCATTCGTCGCTGGCTACAGCAGGCTGTGGTAACGCTCTGTGGCGGCGACAGCCCGAAGCGCGATGCGGAAATTTTGCTGGGTTTCGTCACGGGCAAGACCCGCAGCTGGCTGGTGGCGTTTGATGATGCGGAACTGGATGCGGCGCAGCAGCAACAGCTGAATGCGCTGCTGGCGCGGCGTGTTAACGGTGAGCCAATTGCGCATTTGGTGGGCGAACGTGAGTTCTGGTCGCTACCGCTGCGCGTCAGCGATGCCACGCTGATCCCGCGTCCGGATACCGAAGTGCTGGTGGAGCAGGCGCTGGCGCATCTGCCAACCACCGGCCGCTCCGTGCTGGATTTGGGCACCGGAACCGGTGCGATTGCGCTAGCCTTAGCCAGCGAGCGGCCAGCGTGTCAGGTTATCGGCTGCGATCGCATTGCAGCGGCGGTGGAATTGGCGCAGGACAACGCGCAGCGCCTGCACATCAATAACGCCACCTTTATTCGCAGTCACTGGTTTGACTCACTTCCCGCCCAACGTTTTGACCTGATTGTCAGCAATCCGCCCTACATTGATGCCGCCGATGAACATCTGCAGCAGGGGGACGTACGCTTTGAGCCGCTCAGCGCGCTGGTGGCGGACGATCAGGGTTTAGCCGATTTACGATTCATTATTCACACCGCACCGGGCTGGCTGCAGTCTGGCGGCTGGCTGCTGTTGGAACATGGCTGGCAGCAAGGCGCAGCCGTGCGTGCCATCATGCTGCAGCAGGGTTACCAGGCGGTGAGTACCGTTGACGATTACGGCGGAAATCCGCGCGTCACGCTAGGACAATTTTTAATTAAGGAATAA
- the prfA gene encoding peptide chain release factor 1: MKSSIVAKLEALQERHEEVEALLGDAGVIADQDRFRALSREYAQLSDVTRCFREWQQVQEDVETAEMLLEDPEMREMAQEELKTSREKRDELEQQLQVLLLPKDPDDERSCFVEVRAGTGGDEAAIFAGDLFRMYSRYAEARRWQVEIISANEGEHGGYKEVIARISGDGAYGRFKFESGGHRVQRVPETESQGRIHTSACTVAVMPELPEAEMPEINAGDLKIDTFRSSGAGGQHVNTTDSAIRITHLPTGIVVECQDERSQHKNKAKALAVLGARIHAAETAKRNAAEASTRRNLLGSGDRSDRNRTYNFPQGRVTDHRINLTVYRLDEVMEGKLDALIEPIVQEYQADQLAALAGQD, from the coding sequence ATGAAGAGCTCTATTGTTGCCAAGCTGGAAGCGCTCCAGGAACGCCACGAGGAAGTGGAAGCGTTGCTGGGCGATGCCGGCGTGATTGCCGATCAGGATCGTTTCCGCGCGTTGTCACGCGAATATGCCCAGCTTAGCGACGTCACCCGCTGTTTCCGCGAGTGGCAGCAGGTGCAGGAAGACGTTGAAACCGCCGAAATGCTGCTGGAAGATCCGGAAATGCGCGAAATGGCGCAGGAAGAATTGAAAACGTCACGCGAGAAGCGTGACGAGTTAGAGCAGCAGCTACAGGTGCTGCTGCTGCCAAAAGATCCCGACGATGAACGTTCGTGCTTTGTTGAAGTGCGTGCCGGCACCGGCGGTGATGAAGCAGCGATTTTCGCTGGCGATCTGTTCCGCATGTATAGTCGTTACGCAGAAGCGCGTCGCTGGCAGGTGGAGATCATCAGCGCCAACGAAGGCGAACACGGCGGCTATAAAGAGGTGATCGCCCGTATCAGCGGCGACGGCGCTTATGGCCGCTTTAAGTTTGAATCGGGCGGCCACCGCGTGCAGCGCGTACCGGAAACCGAATCGCAGGGGCGTATTCACACCTCAGCCTGTACCGTTGCGGTGATGCCGGAACTGCCAGAAGCTGAAATGCCGGAAATCAACGCGGGCGATTTGAAAATCGACACCTTCCGTTCTTCCGGTGCCGGTGGACAGCACGTTAACACCACCGATTCCGCGATTCGTATCACCCACTTGCCAACCGGTATTGTGGTGGAGTGTCAGGATGAGCGCTCACAGCATAAAAACAAAGCCAAAGCGTTGGCGGTGTTGGGCGCGCGTATTCACGCCGCTGAAACCGCCAAGCGTAATGCCGCTGAAGCCTCCACGCGTCGTAACCTGCTGGGCAGCGGCGATCGTTCTGATCGCAACCGCACCTATAACTTCCCGCAGGGCCGCGTTACCGATCACCGCATCAACCTTACCGTTTATCGCCTCGACGAAGTGATGGAAGGCAAGCTGGATGCGCTGATTGAGCCGATTGTGCAGGAGTATCAAGCCGATCAGCTGGCGGCACTGGCTGGACAGGACTAA
- the hemA gene encoding glutamyl-tRNA reductase, whose product MTLLALGINHKTAPVALRERVAFTPDTLELALNSLLSQPMVQSGVVLSTCNRTELYLSVEQQADLQEKLVRWLCDYHDLREEDVRNSLYWHQDNAAVSHLMRVASGLDSLVLGEPQILGQVKKAFVDSSRDHALSSELERMFQKTFSVAKRVRTETEIGASAVSVAFAACSLARQIFESLSTVNVLLVGAGETIELVARHLREHHVKKLMIANRTRERAQLLADEVGAEVIGLADIETRLADADIIISSTASPLPIIGKGMVERALKARRNQPMLLVDIAVPRDVEPEVGKLANAYLYSVDDLQAIIEQNMAQRKAAAVQAESIVVQESGEFMAWLRAQSAVETIREYRSQADEVRAELHERALMALRQGADAEKVLQELAHKLTNRLIHAPTKSLQQAARDGDSERLQILRDSLGLE is encoded by the coding sequence CTGGAACTGGCGCTGAATAGCCTGCTGTCCCAGCCGATGGTGCAGAGCGGTGTGGTCCTTTCGACCTGCAACCGTACTGAACTCTACCTCAGTGTAGAGCAGCAAGCCGACCTGCAGGAGAAGCTGGTGCGTTGGCTGTGTGACTATCACGATCTGCGTGAAGAGGATGTGCGTAACAGCCTCTACTGGCATCAGGATAACGCGGCGGTCAGCCATCTGATGCGCGTTGCCAGCGGGCTGGATTCGCTGGTGTTAGGTGAACCGCAGATTTTGGGTCAGGTAAAGAAAGCCTTTGTTGACTCGTCACGCGATCATGCGTTGAGCAGTGAACTGGAGCGCATGTTCCAGAAAACCTTCTCCGTGGCCAAACGCGTGCGTACCGAAACCGAAATCGGCGCCAGCGCGGTGTCCGTGGCCTTCGCCGCCTGTTCACTGGCACGCCAAATCTTTGAATCGCTCAGCACCGTTAACGTGCTGCTGGTCGGCGCCGGTGAAACCATCGAGCTGGTGGCGCGTCACTTGCGCGAACATCACGTGAAAAAGTTGATGATTGCCAACCGCACCCGCGAACGTGCGCAGCTGCTGGCCGATGAGGTTGGCGCGGAAGTGATTGGTCTGGCCGATATCGAAACGCGCCTGGCCGATGCCGACATTATTATCTCTTCTACCGCCAGCCCGCTGCCGATTATCGGTAAAGGGATGGTGGAGCGCGCGCTGAAGGCGCGTCGCAATCAGCCAATGCTGCTGGTCGATATTGCCGTACCGCGCGATGTCGAGCCTGAAGTCGGCAAGCTGGCGAATGCCTATTTGTACAGCGTCGACGACCTGCAGGCGATCATCGAGCAGAACATGGCGCAGCGCAAAGCGGCTGCCGTGCAGGCTGAAAGCATTGTGGTACAGGAGAGTGGCGAATTCATGGCCTGGCTGCGCGCACAAAGCGCGGTAGAAACCATCCGCGAATATCGTTCACAAGCCGATGAAGTGCGTGCCGAACTGCATGAGCGCGCCTTGATGGCGTTGCGTCAGGGCGCTGACGCGGAAAAAGTATTGCAGGAACTGGCCCACAAGCTGACCAACCGTTTAATTCATGCACCAACCAAATCACTGCAGCAGGCCGCGCGCGACGGCGACAGCGAACGCCTGCAGATCTTACGTGACAGCCTCGGTTTAGAGTAA